In Strigops habroptila isolate Jane chromosome 2, bStrHab1.2.pri, whole genome shotgun sequence, one genomic interval encodes:
- the SPRY2 gene encoding protein sprouty homolog 2, with the protein METRAQHSSGSQALLQGRRDSGRPHGEPDLRDVLMQQVHVLSLDQIRAIRNTNEYTEGPTVAPRPGIKSTPRLATQPKNERPHGLPEHRHFSRIQHTQTHASPRAPLSRSISTVSTGSRSSTRTSTSSNSSEQRLLGSSLGPTADGIVRIQPKSELKSSELKPLSKEDLGAHSYRCEDCGKCKCKECTYPRTLPSCWICDKQCLCSAQNVVDYGTCVCCVKGLFYHCSNDDEDNCADNPCSCSQSRCCTRWSAMGVVSLFLPCLWCYLPAKGCLKLCQGCYDRVNRPGCRCKHSNTVCCKVPSVPPRNFEKPT; encoded by the coding sequence ATGGAGACaagagctcagcacagcagcgGGTCTCAGGCCTTGCTACAGGGTCGGCGTGACAGTGGGAGACCACACGGGGAGCCCGACCTGCGGGATGTCCTGATGCAGCAGGTTCACGTCTTGTCGTTGGACCAGATCAGAGCCATCCGAAACACGAATGAGTACACGGAGGGACCTACGGTGGCTCCACGTCCGGGAATCAAGTCCACTCCTCGGCTCGCAACCCAACCCAAAAATGAAAGGCCCCATGGCTTGCCTGAGCATCGCCATTTTAGCCGGATtcagcacacacaaacacatgccTCTCCTCGGGCGCCTCTGTCCCGTTCTATCAGCACGGTCAGCACAGGTTCGCGGAGCAGTACAAGGACAAGTACGAGCAGTAATTCATCCGAACAGAGACTTCTCGGGTCATCTTTGGGGCCAACTGCTGATGGGATAGTCCGAATACAGCCCAAGTCTGAGCTCAAGTCAAGCGAGCTGAAGCCGCTGAGCAAAGAAGACTTGGGAGCGCACAGCTACAGGTGTGAGGACTGTGGAAAGTGTAAGTGTAAGGAGTGCACTTATCCGAGGACCCTCCCATCGTGTTGGATCTGTGACAAACAGTGTCTTTGCTCAGCCCAGAACGTGGTCGATTACGGGACTTGCGTTTGCTGTGTGAAGGGCCTCTTCTATCACTGCTCTAATGATGATGAGGACAACTGTGCTGACAacccctgctcctgcagtcAGTCACGTTGCTGCACTAGATGGTCCGCCATGGGTGTGGTGTCCCTCTTTCTGCCTTGCTTGTGGTGTTACCTACCAGCCAAGGGTTGCCTTAAGTTGTGCCAGGGCTGTTATGACCGGGTAAATCGGCCTGGGTGCCGCTGTAAACACTCCAACACCGTTTGCTGCAAAGTTCCCAGCGTCCCCCCCAGGAACTTTGAAAAGCCAACATAG